From one Trifolium pratense cultivar HEN17-A07 linkage group LG1, ARS_RC_1.1, whole genome shotgun sequence genomic stretch:
- the LOC123921041 gene encoding uncharacterized protein LOC123921041 → MGFNSVYKSLQDIFPQVDSRLLRAVAIEHPKDADLAAEVVLTEIIPSIAKKLLPVTPPHETSPRVLVNLEDESEDEGERLMHHPLVKGTYVGSSSSSSSPYVPEEIKAEDFSSGQVLNVSVNSPLDKRPIVVIDLEDESEEEARLAQHQLVENTVAVIGSSSSSSPSCSTPVQIINSSDSSSGLDLNVSLNEFALSNFTDVNDGTHTFPGINGEGYLDRGITKEISWDQLRLNNDVNGENLASLGVFDVSNTWQNSLTEESASMSNAGNRNANGLNEDWVDFVPTAEDYDATICDTSNRLEKCETAFVDLEGSEMQTISEVQGHPPNAKDYLQTDFNASPSTVVGETSHVEDEIDSNKAPGQYNPACSIDMLEETIDEAKTNKATLFSSMESLISLMREVELQEKAAEQANIEVARGGSDILDRVEEYKAMLVHAKEANDMHAGEIYGEKAILATELKELQSRLASLSNERDNSLAILDEMRQSLESRLAAAEMLRKSAELEKLEKESSARTALLEQEAMMEKVVQEARRLKQDAEENSKLREFLMDRGQVVDTLQGEISVICQDIRLLKEKFDANLPLSKSFTSSQTTCILASSGSSNKTSASNAGSDHSDSSEILKITQAAPIVYESEEEKSKAEQNALLDDDWDIFDKDAELDSGAC, encoded by the exons GTTGATTCCAGGCTGTTGAGGGCTGTTGCTATTGAACACCCAAAGGATGCTGATTTGGCTGCTGAAGTTGTTCTTACGGAAATCATCCCATCGATTGCCAAAAAGTTACTTCCTGTAACTCCTCCGCATGAAACGAGCCCTAGAGTTCTAGTGAACTTGGAAG ATGAAAGTGAGGACGAAGGGGAGAGGTTGATGCACCATCCGCTTGTTAAAGGCACATATGTGggatcttcttcttcttcttcttcaccttATGTACCTGAAGAGATCAAGGCTGAAGATTTTTCTTCTGGACAAGTTCTGAATGTTTCAGTAAATTCGCCACTGGATAAGAGACCGATAGTGGTAATAGACCTTGAAG ATGAAAGTGAAGAGGAAGCGAGGTTGGCGCAACATCAACTTGTTGAAAATACTGTCGCTGTCATTGGGTCTTCATCGTCATCATCACCATCTTGTTCTACACCTGTACAGATCATAAATTCTTCTGATTCTTCGTCTGGACTGGATCTGAATGTGTCTCTTAATGAGTTTGCACTGTCAAATTTCACTGATGTAAATGACGGAACCCATACATTTCCTGGGATAAACGGTGAAGGTTACCTAGATAGAGGGATCACAAAAGAAATTTCTTGGGATCAATTACGACTTAATAATGATGTCAACGGTGAAAATTTGGCATCTTTAGGTGTATTTGATGTGTCGAATACCTGGCAGAATTCTCTTACAGAGGAGTCTGCTTCCATGAGTAATGCTGGCAATAGAAATGCAAACGGTTTGAATGAAGATTGGGTAGATTTTGTTCCTACAGCTGAAGATTATGATGCCACTATATGCGATACAAGTAACAGATTGGAAAAATGTGAAACTGCCTTTGTTGACTTAGAAGGCTCTGAAATGCAAACAATATCTGAAGTTCAGGGGCATCCACCAAATGCTAAAGATTATCTTCAAACAGACTTCAATGCTAGTCCTTCCACTGTTGTTGGGGAAACCAGTCATGTTGAAGATGAGATTGATAGCAATAAGGCACCTGGCCAATATAATCCAGCATGCAGTATTGACATGCTTGAGGAGACCATTGATGAAGCAAAAACTAACAAG GCAACCTTGTTTTCTTCAATGGAATCTCTCATCAGTTTGATGAGAGAAGTGGAACTTCAGGAGAAAGCTGCAGAGCAGGCCAATATCGAAGTTGCTAGAGGAGGGTCTGATATTCTGGATAGGGTAGAAGAGTATAAAGCCATGCTGGTGCACGCCAAAGAAGCAAATGACATG CATGCTGGGGAAATTTATGGAGAAAAAGCAATTCTAGCAACTGAACTAAAGGAACTTCAATCTCGCTTGGCCAGCTTGTCTAATGAAAGGGATAACTCTCTTGCAATTCTTGATGAG ATGCGTCAAAGTCTTGAATCTCGATTAGCTGCAGCTGAAATGTTGAGGAAATCAGCAGAGCTTGAAAAGCTGGAAAAAGAGAGTTCAGCAAGAACGGCACTGCTTGAGCAAGAAGCAATGATGGAGAAGGTAGTACAGGAAGCACGTAGACTAAAGCAGGATGCTGAAGAAAATTCCAAG TTAAGGGAGTTCCTGATGGACCGTGGGCAGGTCGTTGATACATTGCA AGGAGAAATTTCTGTTATTTGCCAGGATATTAGGCTTCTAAAAGAGAAATTTGATGCAAATCTTCCTTTGAGTAAATCATTTACATCAAGTCAGACCACTTGCATCTTAGCTTCTTCAGGTTCCTCTAACAAAACGTCGGCATCTAATGCGGGTTCTGATCATAGTGATTCATCTGAAATACTCAAGATCACCCAGGCAGCCCCAATTGTTTACGAAAGTGAGGAAGAGAAGTCTAAAGCTGAACAGAATGCTCTTCTTGATGATGACTGGGATATTTTCGACAAAGATGCAGAACTGGATTCTGGAGCTTGCTAA